From Virgibacillus natechei, the proteins below share one genomic window:
- a CDS encoding IS1096 element passenger TnpR family protein, translating to MPFAKNIQVDEEDRLDHQLDGYENFLYYFGYFGLWEFEPKPINSVNVDYVRGTEPKSIKLMPRFKKLIPALVEAWNPPQDPITDSIMGMMSMFGDILDGEEEAVEEAEEELESLFTLLQPLFAKGELKNILLVPGEGESINGNFTLTASLHSSCWRRLRLPGSATLLDLHEVIQEAFGFDDDHLYSFFMDGKRFSKYFYNSPMDVQGPYVHEKQIGRLNLYEGKRFVYLFDFGDEWLIDIKVEKIEEEEEKPADIVEKKGEDPDQYEW from the coding sequence ATGCCGTTTGCAAAAAATATACAAGTAGATGAAGAGGACAGGTTGGATCATCAATTGGACGGTTACGAAAACTTTCTCTATTATTTTGGTTACTTTGGACTTTGGGAATTCGAACCGAAGCCTATAAATTCCGTAAACGTGGATTATGTCAGGGGGACGGAACCAAAATCGATCAAGCTTATGCCACGGTTTAAGAAATTAATACCAGCTCTGGTGGAAGCATGGAATCCACCACAAGATCCTATAACCGATTCAATAATGGGTATGATGAGTATGTTTGGTGATATTCTTGACGGAGAAGAGGAAGCAGTGGAAGAGGCGGAAGAAGAATTAGAATCCCTATTTACTCTGCTGCAGCCTTTATTTGCGAAAGGCGAACTTAAGAACATCCTTCTTGTACCAGGGGAAGGCGAGTCGATAAACGGGAATTTTACATTAACCGCGTCACTCCATTCATCTTGTTGGCGTAGGTTGCGGTTGCCGGGTTCTGCTACATTGCTGGACTTGCATGAGGTGATCCAAGAGGCCTTCGGATTTGATGATGATCATCTTTACAGCTTTTTTATGGACGGGAAGCGGTTCAGTAAATACTTTTATAATTCACCAATGGATGTACAAGGTCCATATGTGCATGAAAAGCAGATTGGTCGCTTGAATTTGTATGAAGGAAAGCGTTTTGTATATTTGTTTGATTTTGGTGATGAATGGTTGATTGATATAAAGGTAGAGAAAATAGAAGAGGAAGAGGAAAAGCCCGCTGATATTGTTGAGAAAAAAGGGGAGGATCCCGATCAGTATGAGTGGTAG
- a CDS encoding cytochrome c oxidase assembly protein, whose amino-acid sequence MQNHHLPVIAEWALAFPFLVALIVYTGALLISAKKGRKWPEFRTLLWFTGIFLCLISVAGPMAQLAHTDFRIHMIGHLFLGMLGPLLLALGAPVKLLLRSLPVQQAKNLTRFLRSRVIGLLSNPAVTATLNIGGLWILYTTDLFRMMHESTLLHVMIHVHIFLAGYLFTISLIYVEPIPHRTSYLYRSFILVLALAAHGILSKRIYAKPPEGVPANEAEAGGMLMYYGGDAVDLMIIIILCYHWYRSTSPKKMVKRRDLPSPG is encoded by the coding sequence ATGCAAAACCATCACCTGCCCGTGATTGCAGAATGGGCGCTTGCCTTTCCTTTTCTGGTAGCTTTGATTGTTTACACCGGAGCTTTGTTAATTTCGGCAAAAAAAGGAAGGAAGTGGCCGGAGTTTCGCACACTCCTTTGGTTTACCGGTATATTTCTCTGCTTGATTTCTGTTGCTGGTCCGATGGCACAACTGGCTCATACTGACTTCCGAATACATATGATAGGGCACCTATTTCTGGGGATGCTTGGGCCGCTACTGTTGGCGCTCGGTGCTCCAGTGAAGCTACTACTCCGTTCTCTTCCTGTTCAACAAGCGAAAAATCTTACACGGTTTCTTCGTAGTCGGGTAATCGGATTATTGAGTAATCCTGCTGTGACAGCGACCTTGAATATAGGTGGGCTCTGGATTCTCTATACAACTGATTTATTCCGGATGATGCATGAGAGCACACTTCTTCATGTTATGATTCACGTCCACATATTTCTTGCGGGTTATCTTTTTACGATATCACTGATTTATGTAGAACCGATTCCGCATCGTACCAGTTATCTATACCGTAGTTTCATATTGGTGCTGGCACTCGCCGCCCACGGCATTCTATCGAAACGTATATATGCCAAGCCGCCAGAGGGTGTTCCCGCGAATGAAGCAGAAGCGGGTGGAATGCTAATGTATTATGGTGGAGACGCAGTAGACCTGATGATTATCATTATTCTGTGTTACCACTGGTACCGATCCACAAGCCCTAAGAAAATGGTGAAGAGAAGAGATCTCCCGAGTCCGGGATAA
- a CDS encoding class D sortase, whose product MKWLSYMLLLVGGVCIMVFGYQYVSHEQAQKDSLEQAEKAIAKQSVGNSGGANPESSADFEAPDGDAFATLEIPKLDKVLPVVEGADPDALAKGVGHLTNSVYPGQNDQIVLSGHRDTVFRQFDKIEIGDHYQITTPYGTYTYEIKETEIVSADDTSVIGETGEEVLVVTTCYPFEYVGNAPERFVTYAYPVDSDDDQGQYARQ is encoded by the coding sequence ATGAAATGGTTAAGTTACATGCTCCTTTTAGTTGGGGGTGTTTGTATTATGGTATTTGGTTATCAATACGTTTCTCATGAGCAAGCTCAAAAAGATTCATTGGAACAGGCGGAAAAAGCAATTGCAAAGCAGTCGGTAGGTAACAGTGGAGGTGCGAACCCCGAATCTTCTGCTGATTTCGAGGCACCAGATGGTGATGCTTTCGCTACGCTAGAGATACCTAAACTGGACAAGGTGTTGCCTGTCGTCGAAGGTGCTGATCCGGATGCTCTGGCAAAGGGCGTTGGTCATTTAACAAATTCAGTCTATCCCGGTCAAAATGATCAAATCGTTTTATCGGGGCATCGTGATACTGTTTTTCGTCAATTCGATAAAATAGAGATCGGTGATCACTATCAAATTACGACACCTTATGGAACTTATACATATGAAATTAAAGAGACTGAAATTGTTTCAGCTGATGATACGTCCGTTATCGGGGAAACCGGGGAGGAAGTTCTTGTTGTTACAACGTGCTATCCATTTGAGTATGTCGGGAATGCACCCGAGCGTTTTGTGACATATGCCTATCCGGTAGATAGTGATGATGATCAAGGCCAATATGCCCGTCAGTAA
- a CDS encoding PTS sugar transporter subunit IIB: MKFLAVCGSGLGTSFMVEMNINQVLEELGVSGIEVSHSDLSSATPGDADVFFLAKDIAEGGEHLGEIVVLDNIIDMDELREKVKKVAEEKNLI, translated from the coding sequence ATGAAATTTTTAGCTGTATGTGGATCAGGATTAGGAACAAGTTTTATGGTGGAAATGAATATTAATCAGGTGTTAGAGGAATTGGGAGTTTCGGGAATAGAAGTATCCCACTCAGATTTAAGCTCCGCTACACCAGGGGATGCAGATGTTTTCTTCTTAGCTAAAGATATTGCCGAAGGGGGAGAACATTTAGGGGAAATTGTTGTTTTGGATAATATTATTGATATGGATGAATTACGAGAAAAAGTAAAAAAGGTGGCTGAGGAAAAAAATCTAATTTAA
- a CDS encoding DUF2243 domain-containing protein, producing the protein MDVSEDNYTDSLQVKYSSRNLWSGILFGIGLAAFLDEVIFHQLLNWHYFYDGSTTQIGLLSDGFFHAFSWFATVGSLFIVADLRSRAGWWAKRWIGGALIGLGGFNLYDGIVQHKIMRIHQVRNDTGNLLMYDIGWNMVAAIILIAGIIVVVQTGKKMKGNRS; encoded by the coding sequence ATGGATGTGAGTGAAGACAATTATACCGATTCACTGCAAGTTAAGTATTCAAGCCGCAATTTATGGTCTGGCATCCTTTTTGGGATAGGGCTTGCTGCATTTTTGGATGAAGTGATTTTTCATCAGCTGCTAAATTGGCATTATTTTTATGATGGATCAACGACCCAAATTGGTCTTCTGTCTGACGGATTTTTCCACGCGTTTAGCTGGTTTGCTACTGTTGGATCGTTATTTATAGTCGCCGATCTACGGAGTAGAGCCGGATGGTGGGCAAAAAGGTGGATCGGCGGTGCTCTGATTGGCTTGGGTGGATTTAATCTCTATGACGGGATCGTCCAGCATAAAATTATGCGGATACATCAAGTGCGAAATGATACCGGTAACCTGCTAATGTATGACATTGGCTGGAATATGGTTGCCGCTATCATTTTGATCGCTGGGATTATAGTGGTAGTTCAAACAGGAAAAAAGATGAAAGGAAATAGAAGCTGA
- a CDS encoding BglG family transcription antiterminator — MFDQRSYKLFEEILKHDHMTKTEVIRTLDLSERQFNYDFEKINEALLSIDIPQIEMSNQFFIIDPEVIELMHSELPLDINANQIVISEEDRVFLIYLYTFIRKESISNYHYQLMLGVSKNTALTDVKKTKQLCAAWGIELVYTRMDGYHLEGSELDKRRLSSYCIDYLLTQPLGKEIIMLSLKSWGQDECFIRIQELIDAFLKAEEIKLVKSRKAEMILHLTFISVRNKGKELFFTEYEKQLIRRQSLFEKGTVLAQKLFEREGIESFYVTIELLIAQEEVKRNDNPALEELAEQIIKEFEMNTLLPIKNKKALKQSLYNHLVPAFFRISFESPLVNTLTTRIKNEYTELFQFVKKSLAPLSMWTGKNISESEIGFFTLHFGGYLEMDKSSNAEKLNALIVCSNGVSSSIMLRSQLSEMFPDIQFSRVHTAEQIHDIPTISYDLLFSTLEIESVKPVYIVKPLLSHVEKNYLIQAVSSKFPRLNYRNFSVDQLMEVINKHTVIKDEQKLFSELVNLFYLPKTEKGSYKPMLSELLTKDMIQFTDQKLEWREAISGAAQPLLDANKIQQEYTDEMIKNVEEIGTYIHIGKGIAIPHARPESGVKQLGMSFLRTKSPVLLLDKKEHEIDVFICLAAIDNEAHLKALAQLTKLLGDDIMLQSIKEAETAEEIIKIIEKGEGK, encoded by the coding sequence TTGTTTGATCAAAGATCTTATAAACTCTTTGAAGAGATACTCAAGCATGATCATATGACAAAGACGGAAGTTATTAGAACATTAGATCTATCAGAAAGACAGTTCAATTATGATTTTGAAAAAATTAATGAAGCACTGCTTAGTATTGATATACCACAAATTGAGATGTCAAATCAATTCTTTATAATTGATCCCGAAGTAATAGAATTGATGCACTCTGAGCTTCCTTTAGATATAAATGCCAACCAGATTGTTATATCTGAAGAGGATAGAGTTTTTTTAATCTATTTGTATACTTTCATACGAAAGGAATCAATTTCCAACTATCATTATCAGCTAATGCTTGGGGTAAGTAAAAATACCGCCTTAACAGATGTGAAAAAAACTAAACAACTGTGTGCTGCGTGGGGTATTGAATTAGTGTACACGCGTATGGATGGTTATCATTTGGAAGGGAGTGAATTAGACAAGCGGCGATTGTCATCTTATTGTATTGACTATTTATTAACCCAGCCACTTGGCAAAGAAATAATTATGTTGTCATTGAAATCATGGGGTCAAGACGAGTGTTTTATTAGGATACAAGAGTTAATTGATGCGTTTTTAAAAGCAGAAGAAATAAAACTTGTGAAAAGCAGAAAAGCGGAAATGATTCTTCACCTAACTTTTATCAGCGTACGTAATAAGGGAAAAGAGTTATTTTTCACAGAATATGAAAAGCAATTAATACGTCGTCAAAGCTTATTTGAAAAAGGCACAGTGCTAGCGCAAAAGCTATTTGAACGAGAGGGGATTGAATCCTTTTACGTGACTATCGAATTACTTATCGCACAGGAAGAAGTGAAGCGTAATGATAATCCAGCATTAGAAGAATTAGCCGAGCAAATCATCAAGGAATTTGAAATGAATACACTGCTACCCATTAAAAATAAAAAAGCATTAAAGCAAAGCTTATATAATCACCTAGTACCTGCTTTTTTCAGAATTTCTTTTGAAAGCCCATTGGTTAATACATTGACAACAAGAATTAAAAATGAGTATACCGAATTATTCCAGTTTGTAAAAAAGTCACTAGCTCCATTATCTATGTGGACTGGAAAGAACATAAGTGAATCCGAAATTGGCTTTTTTACGCTTCATTTCGGAGGATATCTCGAAATGGATAAAAGTTCCAATGCGGAGAAGTTAAATGCATTAATTGTTTGTTCAAATGGTGTCAGTTCATCGATAATGCTCAGATCGCAATTAAGTGAAATGTTTCCGGATATTCAATTTTCCAGGGTCCACACTGCGGAACAGATACATGATATTCCGACAATTAGTTATGATCTATTATTTTCGACACTAGAAATTGAATCAGTTAAACCCGTATATATTGTCAAGCCCCTATTATCTCATGTCGAAAAAAACTATTTGATTCAAGCGGTGTCTTCAAAATTTCCCAGATTAAATTATAGAAACTTTTCTGTGGATCAGCTAATGGAAGTTATAAATAAACACACGGTAATAAAAGATGAGCAAAAACTTTTTTCTGAACTCGTCAATTTATTTTACTTACCAAAAACAGAAAAAGGGAGTTATAAACCAATGCTTTCAGAACTATTAACAAAAGATATGATACAATTCACGGATCAAAAATTAGAATGGAGGGAGGCTATTTCAGGTGCAGCGCAACCTTTATTGGATGCGAATAAAATCCAGCAGGAATACACTGATGAAATGATCAAAAATGTAGAAGAAATAGGGACATACATTCACATTGGTAAAGGAATAGCTATTCCCCATGCCAGACCGGAATCCGGTGTAAAGCAATTAGGGATGTCATTTTTAAGAACGAAGTCACCGGTTTTACTATTAGATAAGAAAGAACATGAAATTGATGTTTTTATTTGTCTGGCAGCAATTGATAATGAAGCCCATCTAAAAGCATTAGCACAGTTAACCAAGCTTTTAGGTGATGATATAATGCTTCAATCTATAAAAGAAGCGGAAACAGCAGAAGAGATTATTAAAATTATTGAAAAGGGAGAGGGAAAATAA
- a CDS encoding 5'-nucleotidase C-terminal domain-containing protein gives MQARIRRKYFSMMMILVLMIGILTPAAGPVSVYADESDDEITVGEAIDKDNDGSEQTVAGYIVGYIISPENVSDHDFREDHNVALADEAGETDIDNMLFVQVSSDYRAAFGLNSNPDNLGEEIVVTGIMEEYHTHNGLKEPNDMRFASDNSEDPDEPLELQSIADVREQATGEVKTKGVVTAKLNNTIQIQDDTAAIAVRPTSLDVQSGDEITVTGSLNDYRGLLQLDNATVEEKTTDAGIPDPLSLNGNELESHQSKLAVIDNVTLTDVEDGGDWANYTAEDEAGNTFVVRDETGELSLETGITYDSITGMVIQFDADQQIIPRSQADIVGDASTVQSIAASPDPGTIPAGSDITLETATEDADIFYTTDGSDPSENGELYSDPITVDEDVIIKAIAEKDGITSSNIAEFSYSVYDAQEGVMIHDIQGEGHESPMNGNTVQDVEGIVTYKYDIRGSHYFHMQTPEADYDGNKKTSEGIVVYTGNVDTVDVGNLVHVTGEVDEYHIDGYDDRTETDLSVTQIAARDDWGGEVEVIEGDVELPSPIALTSSDIPESIIGADGFDNFEPDNYAIDYWESLEGMRVEVAPSRAVAPQEHGDLVVATEEFTPQATTANGGVRLTEAGPNAQTIQYKLHPNDNARDFAVKTGDQFTEPIEGVVNYGFGNYKVYADLEDVESAFEEGDTQPEQTTITKDEDQLTVATYNVENFSANESETSQQKAEDIARAFVSDMENPDIVGIVEVMDNNGQDQGPDDADASESYERLIDEIQNQGGVDYDYANIDPEYNQDGGAPHGNIRVGFLYNPERVSLTDGEHGTATDPTGYGEGQLMLNPGRIAPNEASFENTRKPLAAQFDFNGESVVVINNHFNSKSGDDGEFGQNQPPVKGSESQRHEMASIVNEFVSDIKADNPNENVVVLGDMNDFEFTETLDILKGDELTNAMMSVPEEERYTYLYQGNSQVLDHVLVSDHLADVTEIDVLHVNADFTDMHGRASDHDPILTQIDLEAAEEVEDNFELSIMHMNDTHARVEPLPKMVTAIKEFREDKPDSLLLHAGDVFSGTLYFNEFKGQADLELLNLMDLDAMVFGNHEFDLGDEEGGHESLSEFVKNANFPFLGTNIDFSQDPFMSGLETNQSLVDDPENGEIYDSIIKEIDGEQVGIFGLDTEDTANIASPAEVTFDDFIETAEQAVQDFEDEGIDKIIALTHIGFDSAPEVGNDLRLAEAVDGIDVIVGGHSHSVLEEPVHIPEVVTEDANGEATDPTIIVQAGEYAEYLGTLDVTFNANGVITAYEGELLEVDGFAEDPEATEALAPYKEQVDKVMNEEIGAKAMKDLTNPRQDEPGDDSVRANETELGNLVTDAMLAKAQEKFPDTVISFQNGGGIRAPIDEGAITTGEVINVLPFSNDPVIVTLTGQEIKDILEYSVRQAPAENGGFLHVSGMQFYYDSDEEPGNRVVQMYVENDGELEEIRLDGEYQVTTNGFTGQGGDGFETFEEAHNDGRVRDIGEIDWEQLRDYMVEDDYLGGIVDPEREDRIVDLMGEEFIGLPEDPNNENGGNGDDGDSGSDQNQTPPRKDDLNGDGTLPGGDGIGSDWDGTLPGGHGHGSGGSGTAPGGHGATLPDTATNMYMLLLIGSVLLATGGGILLYRMRYSQ, from the coding sequence ATGCAAGCACGCATCAGAAGAAAATATTTTAGTATGATGATGATTTTAGTATTGATGATAGGTATACTAACGCCTGCAGCGGGGCCCGTGAGCGTATACGCTGATGAATCGGACGATGAAATCACTGTCGGGGAGGCTATTGACAAGGATAATGATGGTAGTGAGCAGACAGTTGCGGGATATATTGTCGGGTATATCATTAGTCCCGAAAATGTATCAGATCATGATTTCAGAGAGGATCATAATGTTGCACTGGCAGACGAAGCCGGTGAAACGGATATCGATAATATGCTGTTTGTTCAGGTTTCTAGCGATTACCGGGCAGCGTTCGGATTGAATTCTAATCCTGATAATCTGGGGGAAGAAATTGTAGTCACCGGTATTATGGAGGAATATCATACGCATAATGGCCTGAAGGAACCGAACGACATGAGATTTGCTTCTGATAATTCCGAAGATCCGGATGAACCGTTAGAATTGCAGTCCATTGCGGATGTAAGAGAGCAAGCCACCGGTGAAGTAAAAACGAAAGGTGTTGTCACAGCTAAGTTAAACAATACCATTCAAATTCAGGATGATACGGCGGCGATTGCTGTGCGCCCAACAAGCCTTGATGTGCAATCGGGCGATGAAATCACCGTGACCGGCAGTTTGAATGACTACCGGGGATTATTGCAGCTGGATAATGCGACTGTTGAGGAAAAAACAACTGATGCAGGCATTCCAGATCCTTTGAGTCTTAATGGCAATGAGCTGGAAAGCCATCAATCGAAACTAGCTGTCATCGATAATGTAACACTTACCGATGTCGAGGATGGCGGTGATTGGGCAAATTATACAGCTGAGGATGAAGCCGGGAATACGTTTGTGGTGCGTGATGAAACAGGTGAACTAAGCTTGGAAACTGGTATCACATATGATTCTATTACTGGGATGGTGATACAGTTTGATGCGGATCAACAGATCATCCCGCGCAGCCAGGCGGATATTGTCGGTGACGCATCTACTGTCCAGTCTATTGCAGCCAGCCCTGATCCAGGAACTATTCCGGCTGGATCGGATATTACACTGGAAACTGCCACAGAGGATGCAGACATTTTCTACACGACAGACGGCAGTGACCCATCAGAAAATGGGGAACTATACAGTGATCCGATAACAGTTGATGAGGACGTAATAATCAAAGCGATAGCTGAAAAAGATGGAATAACATCAAGCAACATAGCTGAGTTTAGCTATTCGGTCTATGACGCGCAAGAGGGTGTTATGATTCACGATATTCAGGGAGAAGGACACGAATCACCGATGAATGGCAACACGGTACAGGATGTTGAAGGGATTGTCACGTATAAATATGATATCAGAGGTTCACATTATTTTCATATGCAAACGCCTGAAGCGGATTATGATGGGAATAAAAAAACATCTGAAGGCATCGTTGTCTACACAGGCAATGTAGATACTGTCGATGTCGGTAATCTCGTCCATGTAACCGGGGAAGTCGATGAATATCATATTGATGGGTATGATGATCGAACGGAAACGGATTTATCGGTTACACAGATTGCTGCGCGTGACGACTGGGGTGGAGAAGTTGAAGTGATCGAAGGCGATGTTGAGCTACCGTCACCGATTGCGCTAACATCAAGCGATATTCCTGAAAGCATTATTGGTGCCGATGGGTTTGACAATTTTGAACCAGATAATTACGCGATTGATTATTGGGAAAGTCTGGAAGGAATGCGTGTGGAAGTAGCACCATCACGGGCAGTGGCACCACAGGAACATGGTGACCTGGTTGTGGCAACAGAAGAATTTACACCACAAGCTACAACAGCCAATGGCGGTGTCCGTTTAACGGAAGCAGGACCGAATGCGCAAACCATTCAGTATAAACTTCATCCTAACGATAACGCGAGGGATTTTGCGGTCAAAACAGGGGATCAATTCACAGAACCGATTGAGGGCGTAGTGAATTACGGTTTCGGGAACTACAAAGTCTACGCTGATTTGGAAGACGTGGAGTCTGCTTTTGAAGAAGGAGATACACAGCCGGAGCAAACAACGATCACGAAAGATGAAGACCAACTGACGGTTGCAACCTATAACGTGGAAAACTTTTCTGCAAATGAAAGTGAGACTTCACAACAAAAAGCGGAAGATATTGCTCGTGCATTTGTAAGTGATATGGAAAATCCGGATATTGTGGGCATTGTGGAAGTGATGGACAATAATGGACAAGATCAGGGCCCTGATGATGCGGATGCCTCTGAAAGTTACGAACGACTGATTGATGAAATTCAGAATCAAGGCGGAGTTGATTACGACTATGCAAATATTGATCCCGAATACAACCAGGATGGCGGAGCACCGCATGGCAATATTCGCGTTGGTTTCCTTTACAATCCGGAACGTGTGTCACTGACGGACGGTGAACATGGAACAGCCACGGATCCAACGGGTTATGGTGAAGGTCAATTGATGCTGAATCCAGGGCGTATAGCGCCAAATGAAGCTTCGTTTGAGAATACACGAAAGCCACTTGCAGCCCAATTTGATTTTAATGGGGAAAGTGTTGTTGTCATAAACAATCATTTTAACTCCAAAAGCGGTGATGATGGTGAATTTGGGCAGAATCAGCCGCCGGTAAAGGGAAGTGAATCCCAGCGTCATGAAATGGCAAGTATCGTTAACGAATTTGTCTCGGATATCAAAGCAGACAATCCGAATGAAAATGTTGTTGTTTTAGGGGATATGAATGACTTTGAATTTACAGAGACACTGGATATTCTAAAAGGTGATGAACTGACCAATGCCATGATGTCTGTGCCTGAGGAAGAGCGGTACACCTATCTTTATCAGGGCAATTCACAGGTGCTTGACCATGTTCTTGTGTCTGATCACTTGGCTGATGTGACGGAGATTGACGTGCTGCATGTCAATGCTGATTTCACGGATATGCATGGACGTGCGAGTGATCATGATCCGATTTTAACGCAGATTGATCTAGAGGCAGCTGAAGAAGTTGAAGATAATTTTGAACTGTCGATTATGCATATGAATGATACCCATGCACGTGTCGAACCACTGCCGAAAATGGTGACAGCAATCAAAGAATTCAGAGAGGACAAGCCCGACTCCTTGCTTTTACATGCAGGTGATGTTTTTTCCGGTACCTTGTATTTCAATGAATTCAAGGGGCAAGCTGATTTGGAATTGCTGAACTTGATGGATCTGGATGCCATGGTTTTCGGGAACCACGAATTTGATCTAGGTGATGAAGAAGGTGGTCATGAATCACTGTCGGAGTTCGTTAAAAATGCTAACTTCCCGTTCTTGGGTACGAACATCGACTTTTCACAGGATCCTTTTATGAGCGGGCTTGAAACGAATCAATCCTTGGTTGACGATCCGGAAAACGGGGAAATTTACGATAGTATTATTAAGGAAATTGATGGTGAACAGGTCGGAATTTTCGGTTTGGATACGGAGGATACAGCGAATATTGCCAGCCCGGCGGAAGTTACGTTTGATGATTTCATTGAAACGGCCGAACAGGCAGTGCAGGATTTTGAAGACGAGGGAATTGATAAAATTATCGCACTGACTCACATTGGTTTCGACAGTGCACCGGAAGTAGGCAATGATTTGCGCCTTGCTGAAGCGGTTGATGGCATTGATGTAATTGTAGGCGGGCACTCCCATTCTGTATTGGAGGAGCCTGTGCATATACCTGAAGTTGTAACAGAAGATGCTAACGGGGAAGCCACAGATCCGACAATTATTGTCCAGGCTGGAGAATACGCGGAGTATCTCGGTACACTGGATGTGACATTTAATGCGAACGGTGTAATAACCGCGTACGAAGGTGAATTGCTTGAAGTGGATGGTTTTGCTGAAGATCCAGAAGCCACGGAAGCACTTGCCCCGTATAAGGAACAAGTGGATAAGGTAATGAATGAGGAAATTGGCGCAAAGGCCATGAAAGATCTGACAAACCCGCGTCAGGATGAGCCTGGTGATGACAGCGTCCGAGCTAACGAAACAGAACTTGGCAATTTGGTGACAGACGCTATGCTCGCCAAGGCACAGGAAAAATTCCCTGATACGGTCATTTCCTTTCAAAATGGTGGTGGTATCCGTGCACCGATTGATGAAGGAGCGATTACGACCGGCGAAGTCATCAACGTTCTGCCGTTCAGTAATGATCCGGTTATCGTAACACTGACAGGTCAAGAGATCAAAGACATTCTGGAGTACAGTGTTCGTCAGGCACCAGCTGAAAATGGCGGATTCCTGCACGTGTCCGGTATGCAATTCTACTATGACAGTGATGAAGAACCAGGTAACCGCGTCGTTCAAATGTATGTTGAGAATGATGGTGAACTGGAAGAAATTCGGCTTGATGGGGAGTATCAAGTTACGACGAACGGATTTACCGGCCAGGGCGGTGACGGATTTGAAACGTTTGAAGAGGCTCACAATGATGGCCGTGTAAGGGATATCGGAGAAATTGACTGGGAGCAATTAAGAGATTACATGGTTGAAGACGACTATCTGGGTGGCATTGTCGATCCTGAACGAGAAGACCGGATTGTCGATTTGATGGGTGAGGAATTCATAGGACTCCCTGAAGATCCGAATAACGAAAACGGCGGTAATGGAGATGACGGTGATTCCGGTTCAGATCAGAATCAAACGCCACCGAGAAAAGATGATTTAAATGGTGATGGCACATTACCTGGTGGTGACGGGATCGGTTCAGATTGGGATGGCACATTACCTGGTGGACATGGGCACGGTTCAGGTGGTAGTGGAACCGCACCTGGTGGACATGGCGCAACCTTGCCTGATACAGCAACAAACATGTATATGTTGTTGCTTATCGGCAGTGTGTTACTTGCAACAGGCGGTGGAATTCTTCTTTACAGAATGAGATATTCACAATAA